In Porites lutea chromosome 8, jaPorLute2.1, whole genome shotgun sequence, the genomic stretch TTAAATCTggatttaattaattttgtagTTGTACAATTGTGACAAGATTCTTCATTGTGATTTGCTACTGTATATTGCAATGGAAGCCTTGATTTTGACATTGACAAAATTCAAGAGTGTACTGTAGTTTTTAAATAGAAATCAGAGGTTAatgtacaaataaaaaaataatgttgtttGACAATTTGTagtaattccttttttttctttttagggtGTGTCTCCAGAGGTTGACGGGAGAGTCACTGTTGCTTTCTTACCAACACTGAACATAGTCTCTGGGTTGTTACAAGATGGCGAATTGGCCCATGATCAGGCAGTTAAGGTAAGCTTCACCAATTTTTCCTGCCGTCGACAGTCATTAGCAAGTTTGTTTATAGTTAGGCTTCACACATCCTCACTGCTTCTTATGGCATTctataatttcttcaaaaagttGAAACCCTCATACAGTGGTAGAACAATTGTTCATAAGTACATGTATAAAGCTGTGCTTTGGGAACTAAGATCAGGGGGTTGAGGATGAATACTGTCATCATATCTTGTACTATATTAATTTTGCTTCACTGTGCACACGCATGATGTTACAACATTGTTTGATTACTTGAGTTTTTTAATTTAAGTTGTATGCTTGCCTTGACGGCAATTAAGCTGAGAAAATTAGGGTCAGAGTTAAAAGGAATtaacaagcaaaagaaaaaataacatggCAAGGACTCCTTCTCACTTGAGCCATGTTTGTTGTTCAAAGGCCCTGGCAGTCAGCTCTCATCCTGGGTTCACTTTAAACAAAAAGGTGATATGATAGGTCATGGTAACTAACCCTGGACCCACACTAATCGCTCTTTGAACAAGTTAACATGAAGTTTTAGGTGTTAACCCTGGTGTCATCATGCCGTCATGCCCATAACCTGAATTTCAGAAACCTCGTCTACTTTGCTAACTCAGTAAGTTAGAGAGTGGAGGAGGCGGCTGAAATTAAGGCTACCATATCCATTGAACTACACTTACTAATGTTGTTGTTGCCATTTTAATATGTAGGCAGTGAAATCCTGCATGGAGGGTTGTGCTCGTATTTACCCGGTTCTTCAAGAATCCCTTGTTCAGGCAGTAAAACGAACTATGAAGTCCAAACAACAGGATGCAAGTTAGCTGTTTCAGTTGTACCACTGTGTACTTTGTTATTTTGCACAACATCGCGCCATCAAGATGTCTTACCAGatcttttaaacaactggaAATCTGGCTGAAAGAACTCATGATATTGATCCCTCATCAAACCCATTGatcaaaaattaaagaaaagtacACGTTTTATTGGCATCTTGCTTAATGGGATCATGAGCTCTTTGGACAACTGCAGAGCCTGGTTTATAATACAACATGGTACACATGTAGACTTTGTCAATGTCCTTCATGGTTATGAAGTGACCCCGTAGACATCAAGATTAAGCTTGCATGTGCTCAGTTCAAAGCTGTGGTAAATGCAGAATGATGAGTCCATTTATTTGTTAGGGATTTGACACTCCCTCTGACAGAAAACATTTCTTCATTTACACAAGCCAACAGTGAAATTCTTTTTTGCCATCAAGTATAGCAACAGTAGAGGTAGTAATAAATATTCATACACATACAGTGTTGCACAGctccaaaaaattgttttattggtGAAAACTTTGGTAGCacctttgctttgttttactttctgaaaatttactttttttaagtgaaattGATCTGACTAGTGTTTTTATGTCCAACTGTTACTGTGGTATAGAATTCCTTTTCTGTACAGCAATCGCTGTTCCTTCCATGCAGTTAAGTTCAGCTTCAACCAAGAAATAAACAGCTTtacaaaaacattttgtcaGTAAAGGCTTAATTTCTAGACTTCTGTGAAAGTAAACTAACTTAAGGTTCTTTGGTGTTAGTAGTCACTTcaataaaagtattttaaaaaaggttcttaaaaaaattacattaaattAGACAATTATTTTGTGAGTTCTTTTAACTGAAACTGAACACTAACGGAAGtttgttaaacaaaaaatatctttttctcACAATGGACttgaaatgtttgtttgttagCTTAATGAAAAGCATGTTTCTCCATTTATAATTTAATAATAGAAtaggaaatttttgttttgagtcATCAAATATGTGCATTAATTTTCTTAAAGTGAAACAATAAAGtgtcattttttattaaaaatatcaaacaacTTTTTTAGTTCTAACTTTTCTAGGGATAGGCATTGCAAGTTCTGCAATTCTAGGGGTAGCCTGTGCTGACTTAGCACCTGGTGATACTTTCCATGCACTTGCGTCATAGTCCTCATTATACTGGCTGCGGCTTTTGGGCCTAGCAAGTTGTTGAACCCTAAGTGAAGGCAGAGCCTTTTTTGCAGATTCAGAAACCTCCCAGATCACTGATCGTCCTTCTTTGTAACTACGATGTGGAATTTTAGGATTAGACAGGAAAATAACTCTCTCTGAGGCTGTTGCATTCTTTGCAGCTTCCGTTAAATCAGACTCCCATTCGCTCCAATCCCACTCACTATTTGACTTGATTTTTAATGGTGCATAAGTCTTGGGATGTGCAAGAGTTTCAATGCGTTGTGTTGGCTCTGCGTTCATTGCAGCCTCACTTACAACAGTTTGAACTTGCCGGCATGGTTCGTAATCTCTGTGTAATGCTTTTGGTTCTGAAAGGGTTTCCAGCCGTCCACTTGCTGACGCTTTCATTGCTGCCTCacttaccggccatatagcacTTGGTCTGTTGGAAAACAAGGTATAAAAACCCTTCAAGCCCTTgacaatttattattttattttatttaatgcCCTCCTACACAAGCCTTTTTATCCTAGACAGACTTATCGAGAGATGATTAATTTTGtcgttctaacttttgaatctttgggaaaaaaaacttattatcAATGGGACTTGCATACCAAAAAAATACTTCGTCATGTGAAGTTTGTAACCCCCATCTCTACAGCTGTATTTAAAGTTGGATGCTGGCATCTGATATGGATGAGCATTTATTGCTGATAAATACTGTACAATACAGTCAAAGCTACAATACTAAAGTCTGAGACTTAATTTGAGActagaatttattttttcaagtttgattACCAAGATCGAGTATGAGCATTCATGGAATTTCAGTGGTGCTGTTTGGATGGATGGGATAAAGACTACCTGGAGGTTGTACTTCCTTATATAACTAATAAGTAATAAAAGGGGTATGTGCCAACCCAAAAGGTATGATTTTTGAACCGTTGAAAGCAGGGATAAACTTTGCCTATTTTGGTATGGAATgtggtatggtttttgagggaactatgTGAGTGTATGAACATATTTGTTGTTTTGATCCCAAATAAATAAGACAGACAGAATAACATTCGAATTCAAAATGCactttaagaaatgtttttcttggcattcaaatctaagtaatgataacataatttctacGAGACCAGGTATGAAAACGGGTgtaaaaaatgccattttttggtctgaaatagggtcaggatttaaAGAACTGTGCGGTGCTTCCTCATCAAGAATCCCAAGGAGTaatgcccccctcccctctggaAAGACTGATGCACTTAATATGCACAAGGCAGAGGGTTACCATCAatcctttaatttttatgataaaTCATCAATTTTATAATCAGTACCTGTCTCCAACATAATCTTTGTGAAGCTGCTTGCTGTACACGAGCTGGGCCTGTCTTTCTGTTAACACTGTTCAATATACAAAAGCAATCGTGAAAAAATAGGGAACCCACTTTTGAAGGGTCCAAACATCATTAATATTAATTCTAAAAGTTGTGGTTTCTCTTAATGTCTTCCTGTTTATATGACATCCTATTATCCAATACGTGCCCATATTTTATGACCCTTATTATAAACACATTTTGGGTCTTCATATGCTATTATGCATATACTCAAGAATAAAAGGCTGAATTTCTTTTAACATAGCTGACCGCAGCTGCTATAATTACACTAGTATCAAACATGAAGAGATGTTTTAGACCTCTTACAGCTCGAGGTACTCAATTATTTAAGTCAACATGAATAATTTAAATTACCTTAAGCAATAAgcaccaaaacaataaaaagcaTGCTAATTTAAATCATTTGATAAAGAGGAATACAGTTATTTTAGTACCGTTTTTAGTTGGTTCAATGTTGTCCCAATCCTTGGCTAAATCGTTGTCCCAGTAAACTGATCGCCTGAAATATAATACAACATAGTAGGCCACAGTCATGTATGGAATTTTGTTCCCTTGCAAAATATTCCCCAGCATGTTTCCGTTAATTCTCTTTTGTTGACGTTTCAACATGATATGATTGACTCCAAAGTCGTATACTTTGCCCTTCGATTCTTAGTTCCCAGTCAAGATCAAAGAAAGCTATAGATACATTTACAAATCTTTGATTGTAATTGTATCAAACAAATGAAACCTCTGTCAAAATTGGTCAAGAACATTATCGAACTCGAAACGTGCAATGTTGCACTGCATCCTATTTTGTTTTGATGGACACCAAAGTACAAAGCCGAGTACAAGAAGTCAAAATTTTCAAGCGAATTTACTAAAAAACACGTTTGGTTACCATGGAAGACATAGCTAACGACCGACCTGTCCTCGATGAAGCCAACTGGTACCGGTTTGGGTCGAGACAAGGTGTCAAATCTTGACATAGCTGAAAGAGAGCAAAACAGTTTCTAACTTCGATCAACCTAAATGTGACGAAGAGCAAGCTTTACTTTCTAACTTACTTTCTGCTGCCATATTGTCTTGTTCAACGGCTCCAGCCtggttttgtttgcttttctctTGTGTAGAGCTTTCCATGTTTGCAGATGAGTGGATTGTTGTTCAGTCGAATGAATCGTCTCTAAGCACGCTTTGGTAACTTGCTGCATAGCAACAAGGGTACTGAAACCGCGAGCGCGCAGCGGATGCACCCATGAGACACGAAAATGGGGAACAAAATGGCGTCGCTGGTTGCGAGCTACACGGGATTTGCTGGCAATCTTGTGCATTTACCAGCCATCGAACAGCTTTCTCCGCGTATAATACGTATTCTTGGATGTAACCCCAGCCCTATGACTCTTCAGGGCACGAATACTTACCTCGTAGGCACTGGAAAAAGGTAAGAAATCTTGTAAGATCCAAAGTCAGCTGATAGTTTTAAAAGCTCCTACACAGATCAAATGTAACTTATAAGCGGAAGGTTAGATTATAGTCATCAATATTGAGACGGTGCTAGTGTTCGCTTGTCGTGTGGTGATAAAATTTATGATGAGATAGAATAAGGTGGAAGACAAATTTAGGGGGACGCTAGCAACTTTTTACACAAGAGTTAGATTCCTGTGCACAGGAATACCAGGTTCGCACGGATACTTTATTGTCGGTCACTAATTACTTAACCTTTGATACTTGATTGACATCAACTCAAAATACAATATAGATAGCTTAGAAGAGACTTTAGGAAGAGGGATGTGCAAATCAAATCTCACCCTCATTGTCAACTATTGAATATctagggtgcgttcctttgggatgatccagatcaggatcagtgatccgagatcactcggatcatggtagatctttgaaccgatgaatccttgtccagagtggattgGTCAGCTCAACTGATTTACTATGATCCGAGTGATAacagatcactgatcctgatccggatcatctcaAAGCTAAGGAACGCACCCCTAGAttactttaaaaattaattattgtttttattgtctcttttgtattttctcaCATGATCTGTTCATTTGTCATCACCTCTAGCCGCATTTTGATTGATACTGGAAGTGGGGGTTCAGGTGAATATATAGCACATCTCAAAGAAGTATTAACTAATAATCACACCACTATTCAAGAAATTCTTGTGACACATTGGCACCCAGATCATATTGGAGGTATCCTTGATGTTGTTAAAGGCCTTGGAGATGCAGGTAATTATACTTGAGtagttataataattatacttatttataataattatacttaATCATAATATAATACTATACTAACAAATGGTGATTCAAATTACAGGCAATGTGAGAATTTCAAAACTGCCACAGGAGGGTGTATTGGAAGAGATTGGTGGCCATACAGCTGCACATAAATATAACTTTCTTAAGGATGGAGATGAAATTACGACAGAAGGAGCTACACTGAAGGTTTACCACACACCTGGTCATACTACAGATCATATGATTCTTTACCTCAAGGAAGAAAATGCTGTCTTTTCTGGAGATTGCATCTTAGGCCAGGGAACTGCTGTAggtattttttttaggaaaaaggAATTAGACATAAAGTAAAGTTGGGTGTTGCAGGGGATTGGAAGTTGTTCTTAGACATGTTATTTGCCAGTGCCAGTTGAAAAAGTGGATAGTTATAATATATGGAGGGGAGTGTTTGACTGATGGTACTAATGCACTCGTAGAATTGATACAACCACCACACCTGGGAACCAAGTGGCATATTTTTTGTATGTAACATGAGTGGTCATATTTTAGTTGTGATGTTCAAACTCCTGCCTTTTAAAACATTGCTGAATGAACttggttttgtttaatttgttgttcAGAGTTCTTGTCGCTGCCAAAAGATGTGTCATGGTAAGTAACAAAGATGTGATGAattttctgaacaacaaaacaacgtggacaccaaaaagaaaaagccTTACATGTATCTCCTGAAGATTTTCAGagattttcttgattttttatcatttttaaagGCAGGAAACCTATTTCAGCTACACAGAttagtttttcattttattacacAGTGTCATTTTTGTATGGTGAAAGCAgctatttgatttttttttcaggtgtttGAAGATCTCTTTACATATATGAAATCTTTGCAAGCCATCTTAAACTTGTCTCCACATCTGATTTATCCTGGACATGGGCCTGTTATACAAGAAGCTGTTTCAAAAATCACTGAATACATTGAACATAGAAACTTAAGAGAAAAACAGGTGGGTTACATGTAATTTGcttgaaatatatttattattttaaagttcaaaatttttagCGTGGATGAGACTTGGCTaaaagtattattattcattcaaaatatttccccaattctgattggctaaaagcacacgcataattcaccataaccagtcactgatgaccaaatttggaagaattttgtgtttaacgaggaaatggcgtcaaaaatgcagcccgctacaggttaaggcaccattaacgagaagacctggggaggaatttgagttgttttggttgcgAAAAAAAAGGCAGACATTTCaatcgtttcaagagtaagaactacagctggaactaggcgaaataatagctaaaacatggcaaaaacagcaagaagacaactcggagagcgacatctgctatttggagaatatttgtggagctggacaaacctaaacatacactatcaaagatgaactgaacatcgatggatcgatggaggtaagcatgttttagctacgTGGGtgtatgtttttaaactaggaattattttgaatgaataataaaacaattattaaatttggcttttgtatcatatgaagaattatggagatctcggagggtatTATCCGTCGAGGCCATAACACCcttctcgatctccataattcttcataagatactcagcctcattcattaactgttaattaatgCATGATACAGTACATGCTACAAGTAAAGCGtaattcttttattctttcAGATACTTGAAGCCCTAGAAAAAGATCCCAATGATGCAGTAACTGCAATGGACATTGTCAAGAAAGTTTACACCGTAAGAACTAGTAACTACCGTAATAATGAATTAAGAAGTAAGGGAGTGTGGgtgtagcctgttcacagaccctctattttctcttcaaagtccatcAACCAcatgtgataaaaaataaaaactgcagGGGATTTATCGACCACCAGCACAAGGGTAGGGCTTTGCTTCCGTGCTCGCCGATCTTTTTGAAAAGAACGGAAAGAAAAGTGTACTGGCTAGTGTGGTCATTCAAAGGTCAAAAGGCTCTTGGTCCAGTTCTGTGCTTTGCATAAGTTTCATGTGATGGAAGGTTCACATACGCATGTCCAGATTGCGTTCTATACACTTTTCATTCTtagttagcctgaatttcatctgattacttcgagtcgttattactccctcagtaacgtctgaatcgatcggccattaatgccgtccagtgacatcactactccttgacctttgctttaattcatgcaaaaagtaaaacacgattttcaagtggcaaaccgagaaatatcgtttggaaatgtctgcatgatacagaactgctttatttttttcgattgttattcatgtttaacgctcaaactatcaactgcatgcagtacagcTATGAActggttgtactaaattctatgatcaaactcggtcgcaatcatgcaaatgaaataaacacacacggaacacttagttcaagaaagaaaagctaacaggatcattacacttgatggtaaaaatagcaagaaggtcgaattataacattgatctcaaaAAACTACTTCACGTAAACAAAATTACcagccgccgaaaccacaaagtggctctaaatgaaaaacctaccgactctccgcaatgattcttcattcgccgttcaatttagcatttcagtttcgaggACAAGGgtaattttgctgtttaagataaagattaagcttatcgaaatgtttgaactaaatgAAAGAATGCCGGGGatgcgacaatcccgctaaaatttttcacaattatacataattatgcgaatgtttagacaatcaaccaatcaaaatcactacccggttttcgggtagtgagtgacgtcactggacggcattaacagCCGGTCGATTCAGtatgttgagaggagaaaatgactcgaagcaatcggatgaatttcaggctaattcttagtggaagtccaagtGAATGGTGGCTATATAGTCAATGTGCCGTGATGCCTAATAGCAATGTGGATATTAGGATCTCTGGCTCCTCTGGTTGCCGGAAATAAatcattgttactttttgtttattgtaaaTAGATACACTGTATATAAACAATCATGAAGTATTGAAATTAAAGGGGCCTGCCTTTGCTGATTTTGGTGCAAGATTTTTCAAAGTAGTTCTTAAATCACAATGATGATATTATTAATTTCATGCTGGATATTGTGATGAAAGAGACAAATCACTTTCATTCATTGATGTTTCAGGACACTCCATGGCACTTACATAGAGCAGCTGAGAACAATGTAAACCATCATCTGACAAAACTTGAGAAAGAAGGACGAGTGTGTAAGTACTTAAACTATGAATTAGAGTGGCCATGAAGagcaaaagttttcaaaaaatgatattttttgtttatctgaAGAAATAAAATAGAACTAGTCATGCAAAAATGTTACCAAAGAGATTTTGTGTAATGGTAAAaacatcattttgtttgagagaCATATCTCAAGTCAGAGCTTAACCATTATTGTTTCCTGGTTAGATGAAGATTGGATGTTATGTGTTTTATGCTATCACCATTATACATGCAATTCCAGATAGACTTGGCATACCTGTATTGCATATAAACATTTACtgaatatattttaattttcgcCTTGCTTTCAGCTTCCATTCAATCGGACAAGGACAGGAGATGGAAGAGCTCATTGTAAACCAAAAAACGTACCAGAAATTAatgtaattatatttttttaattaatgtcGGTTATTGGATAACAATAACAAAGTTAGAGAGGAGGATCAAGCGGCCGAAGTTATCTACGTTTCAGAAGCATAAGGCACCTATGAGAATAATAGTTCTCCTTGGAAAGGAGCTGTATGGTGTCGGTAGAGACAAGGAAAAGCAAAACTTTTTGCCTCTTGTAAGAGTCAAAAGAGATGGTGGGAATTGCCTAGTTTTTTTGGCAATTGAAAGTAAATGCGTAGAAAAAAACGTCTCCGGAGGTAATCTGTTTCCAGATAGTCCAGATCAAAGTGCTCGGCACCAACTTCATGACAAGAAAAAGTATGTGCAAAACGGCACTTTATTCCCAAAATACACATAAATACCAAATTCTGTGAATTTTTACAAACTGTAAAACATTGTACAAGTTATTTTACAGACAGTAGTCCAGTGTTGGCTAACAATAACTACCTGTGTTGAGTCAGGGCTTGATAAAACTTCTTAGAGATGACAGAAATTCGTGGTTTATGTTTTCCCACGTAACAGGCTGAACTTGAAAACGCCTTGCTCGTATGTCCAAGGAACTTTttctggggtcaatttaataaaacttttacaggTGTAATTTACAGCTGTTGCCTTTATTTATTGAAGAtgctgaaaacaatagctacagttgtgaattacacttgtaaaagttttattaaattgacccctgggcggacttgttttaaaacttttctttggTACCACATTATTTTGTGGTGGTGGTACATGAAGCTAAAATGTTTTCAGAAGTGATGTTTTTTCCATTGCATATAAAAAAGTGTTAAGTTAAACTCTTGGGGGAAGTCTGGTTTCAGGGACTTCGTCTGGCTCAAGATCTCCCAGGAGACTGTCCGTTATTTTTCCCCTCAGACGACCGGTATgctaaaacacaaaacaaaataagtcTAGTTAGTACAAAGAGAATCAAGGAAATTCTATGTACGTGTCAAAATTCAAtcggcaacaactttatttagaTATCCTCATCTGTGTATATAAAACAATtcaacaaacaaattcaatttAAGGTACATACACAAATGGTAAATTGTGCTATAGGAAGTATCAATAGTCAATTCTCTATAGACTCTAATACTATACCATACTTTGATAAGGGGACATGGTAAGGTGTAACAGTACAGTCTGTCAATTATCAATTTACTAGCGAGGAAATAGGTGAGAgaggaaaaaaagttttaaaagagggTTGGATAACTTTTCTCCTCTAAAAATAGCGAGCTTAAACAACCTTGACGacaacggcagtgaaaacgtcggtaTGAAAAACAATTCgcgttttttaaactttattgcAATTAGACCTGCTCAGTTTGTCAAACGGGGGTGATTTTTTCCCGGAGTAGAATTTGGAAGGACCGTACTGCCAggttcaaaaagaaaaaggaaattcttcGTCGTGTACAAACGTCGCATGAGGAAGtctcacgtggtagtcgtgcagtgacgtcAAGGAAATGTAAAAAGCATGGTGCACGTGCGtgcgtgcagagctgttgttttgcaaacatttgtttttttgacgttgcTGTTGCTGCCGTCGTCGTTGGAGAGGATAACAGAGCAAAGGTAGGGGCGTATTTGAGagttagtcatccttagtttaAAATTTAACCAGAAAGAGTGCAAGTCAACCATGACTAGAGACGTTGTAGCTAACATTTGGACGTTTAAGTTCAAAAGAAAAGGCACAACGTAATGTTTTGCTTTGGATACTCTTTCCGGATcataggtgggcagtttcccagaaacgtataatgatccctGTTTCCTATGGGTATCGCTAGGATGTCTGTGaggtgaaaaaaggaaaacaaaaacaaaaacttaaaggTTCATGAAGTTTAATAATCACCACACACTTACCGTTTTCGGTCGTTGGATTTTGGGAGGCGGCGAATACGATGAACTTACTCCTGTAGATAGTAagagaaaacaaataacattatttttaaaataaaataactttaaccTTCTCTTAGCAATAACTGATGAAAATGTTGGCCAACAATTTGTTGGACTTTGGATTAAAAGGGAGGAACACTGATCCCCACCCCTCACCACTCGAATAATTGTTCCAACTTACCAGGGTCTGGTGTGGTAGCTTGTCGCGTTGGAAACATGACAGGCGGAGGCCACACACCTCCCCCGAGGGGACTGACAACATTCACTGGTTTTGTTTGACGGGCAGTCACGGAGGGTACAAACAAAGGAGATGCCGCGAAGCTTTCAGGTACCGTCCTGTATGACGATGAGGGGCGCTTGTCCGTACGAGAAGCGGATCTCGAACCTATGAGAAATAACCCGGAGTTAAAAGTAGTA encodes the following:
- the LOC140947132 gene encoding uncharacterized protein, whose amino-acid sequence is MESSTQEKSKQNQAGAVEQDNMAAETMSRFDTLSRPKPVPVGFIEDRRSVYWDNDLAKDWDNIEPTKNVLTERQAQLVYSKQLHKDYVGDRPSAIWPVSEAAMKASASGRLETLSEPKALHRDYEPCRQVQTVVSEAAMNAEPTQRIETLAHPKTYAPLKIKSNSEWDWSEWESDLTEAAKNATASERVIFLSNPKIPHRSYKEGRSVIWEVSESAKKALPSLRVQQLARPKSRSQYNEDYDASAWKVSPGAKSAQATPRIAELAMPIPRKVRTKKVV
- the LOC140947131 gene encoding endoribonuclease LACTB2-like yields the protein MGNKMASLVASYTGFAGNLVHLPAIEQLSPRIIRILGCNPSPMTLQGTNTYLVGTGKSRILIDTGSGGSGEYIAHLKEVLTNNHTTIQEILVTHWHPDHIGGILDVVKGLGDAGNVRISKLPQEGVLEEIGGHTAAHKYNFLKDGDEITTEGATLKVYHTPGHTTDHMILYLKEENAVFSGDCILGQGTAVFEDLFTYMKSLQAILNLSPHLIYPGHGPVIQEAVSKITEYIEHRNLREKQILEALEKDPNDAVTAMDIVKKVYTDTPWHLHRAAENNVNHHLTKLEKEGRVSSIQSDKDRRWKSSL